A part of Solea solea chromosome 8, fSolSol10.1, whole genome shotgun sequence genomic DNA contains:
- the ptger4a gene encoding prostaglandin E receptor 4 (subtype EP4) a, producing MNNQSMTGRTMVPTIPSIMFIFGVVGNVIAIVVLCKSRKEQKETTFYTLVCGLAVTDLLGTMLASPVTIAIYVKGSWPGDDPLCQYFGFTMLFFSLAGLSIICAMSVERYIAINHAYFYNDYVDQKLAGFTLVAIYISNVLFCAMPTMGFGQVTKQYPQTWCFLEWRSNTTSDAVYTYMYAGLSSLLILATVICNVLVCVALIRMHRRFVRKMSLGTDLGRNVDPQRRGRSFGRLAGAEIQMVILLIGTSAVVLICSIPLVAQVFLNQLYKTPVELQLDKNPDLRAIRFASFNPILDPWIYILLRKAVFLKLIEKIKCLFCKMGARGQQRHGNFHCIDGHQLSSVISNQDSLREVTNTSQTFLYLPEGSDVYSGSCHKADIQSGSQPSSVRNSQASYSSGQDSDSVEAPAREGIDVMRDLSALPCPKDPAIQMSLSTETVEEKCI from the exons ATGAATAACCAGTCGATGACAGGGAGGACCATGGTCCCGACCATTCCGtctattatgtttattttcgGGGTGGTCGGGAATGTCATCGCCATCGTGGTTCTTTGTAAATCTCGCAAAGAACAGAAGGAAACCACGTTCTACACGCTGGTTTGTGGACTGGCAGTCACCGACCTCCTGGGCACAATGCTGGCCAGTCCGGTCACCATCGCCATTTACGTGAAAGGTTCGTGGCCCGGTGACGACCCTCTGTGCCAGTACTTTGGATTCACCATGCTTTTCTTCTCTCTGGCGGGGCTCAGCATCATCTGTGCCATGTCAGTGGAGAGATACATCGCTATAAACCATGCCTATTTCTACAATGACTATGTGGACCAGAAACTGGCAGGTTTTACGCTCGTAGCGATCTACATCTCCAACGTTCTTTTCTGCGCCATGCCGACTATGGGCTTTGGACAGGTGACGAAACAATACCCGCAAACCTGGTGCTTTTTAGAGTGGAGGAGCAACACGACCAGCGATGCagtgtacacatacatgtatgcaGGTCTCAGCTCGCTTCTTATTCTCGCCACTGTTATCTGTAACGTGCTGGTTTGCGTAGCTTTGATCCGGATGCATCGGCGCTTCGTGCGCAAAATGTCGTTGGGAACAGATCTGGGGCGCAACGTGGACCCGCAGAGGAGAGGACGCAGCTTCGGGCGTCTGGCCGGCGCAGAGATTCAGATGGTCATTCTGCTCATAGGCACGTCGGCAGTGGTGCTCATCTGCTCCATCCCACTTGTG GCTCAGGTGTTTTTGAACCAGCTTTACAAGACTCCAGTCGAGCTGCAGTTGGACAAAAACCCGGATCTAAGAGCAATTCGCTTTGCCTCCTTCAACCCTATTCTGGACCCCTGGATCTACATCCTGCTGCGCAAAGCTGTTTTCCTCAAGCTCATTGAAAAAATcaagtgtctgttttgtaaAATGGGAGCGAGGGGGCAACAGAGACATGGAAACTTCCACTGTATTGATGGTCATCAGCTCTCGTCGGTCATTTCCAACCAGGACTCTCTGAGAGAGGTCACCAACACCTCCCAGACCTTCCTCTACTTGCCAGAGGGAAGTGATGTGTACAGTGGAAGCTGTCATAAAGCAGACATACAATCTGGTTCACAGCCTTCCTCTGTCAGAAATTCACAAGCTTCATATTCATCTGGACAGGACAGTGACAGTGTTGAAGCTCCAGCTAGAGAAGGGATTGATGTAATGAGGGACCTTTCGGCTTTACCGTGCCCAAAAGATCCAGCAATTCAGATGTCACTGAGCACTGAGACAGTAGAGGAGAAATGCATCTGA